The Bacillota bacterium LX-D genome has a window encoding:
- a CDS encoding D-alanyl-D-alanine carboxypeptidase family protein: MSKIKKLFIAQLTLLLFLSNFTSCFGAELSVSAQAYLLMDAKTGQILLEKNAFEKRAPASTTKILTAIMALEQGGLERKVKVSPHAASIGESSIYLEPGEEISVLRLVQGALIKSGNDATVALAEYYCGSEELFSVLMNRKAKLLGAFNSNFKNPNGLPLKNHYTTAFDLAQMARYSLKNPIFKEIVSTKEMKIPYENKSWARYLKNTNKLLWKYPGADGIKTGTTREAGCCLVASATRGNRQLIAVVLHSFDRFGEAARLLDYGFENSK, translated from the coding sequence TTGAGTAAAATAAAGAAATTATTTATTGCACAATTAACTCTATTGCTTTTTCTAAGCAACTTTACATCTTGCTTTGGAGCAGAACTTTCAGTCAGTGCTCAAGCCTATCTGCTTATGGATGCCAAAACGGGCCAAATATTGTTAGAAAAAAATGCTTTTGAGAAAAGAGCACCTGCTAGTACAACAAAAATTTTGACAGCTATTATGGCTTTGGAACAGGGAGGATTGGAGAGAAAAGTAAAGGTAAGTCCCCATGCAGCTTCAATAGGTGAATCTTCAATATATCTAGAACCGGGAGAAGAAATTTCCGTTTTACGTTTAGTGCAAGGTGCTTTAATAAAATCAGGTAACGACGCTACTGTGGCCTTAGCAGAGTATTATTGTGGTTCGGAGGAGCTTTTTTCAGTCTTAATGAATAGGAAAGCTAAACTTTTAGGAGCTTTTAATTCCAATTTTAAAAATCCTAACGGTTTACCTTTAAAAAATCATTATACAACAGCTTTTGATTTAGCCCAAATGGCTCGCTATAGTTTAAAAAATCCGATTTTTAAAGAAATTGTTAGTACTAAGGAAATGAAAATACCCTATGAAAATAAAAGTTGGGCAAGATATTTAAAGAATACAAATAAACTTCTTTGGAAATATCCTGGGGCAGATGGTATAAAAACTGGTACAACTAGGGAGGCAGGTTGCTGTTTAGTTGCATCAGCTACCAGAGGTAATAGACAGTTAATAGCAGTAGTTTTACATAGTTTTGATAGATTTGGCGAGGCGGCACGGCTTTTAGATTACGGTTTCGAAAATAGCAAATAA
- a CDS encoding polysaccharide deacetylase family protein, with the protein MYCFFWRKKHLGFLLIIIFVIAVASFLGYDIKQSNMVMTTMTSEPIYQGNTEYQKIALTFNVDWGTEYIPQILTILKENNAKATFFVTGRIAKKEPEIVKQIATAGQEIGNHGYLHPHPDSMNKSQNQLDIKQAEEAILLASGQTTKLYAPPYGEHKPHVVEAAEEIGYKTIMWTVDTVDWDKSRQPDTIAAKVLDGAQNGAIVLMHPTDRTVSALKKIVSELQKQGFELTTVSNILAK; encoded by the coding sequence ATGTATTGTTTTTTTTGGAGAAAAAAGCATTTAGGGTTTCTACTAATTATTATTTTTGTTATTGCTGTGGCAAGTTTTCTAGGGTATGACATTAAGCAAAGTAACATGGTTATGACAACTATGACTTCAGAGCCTATTTACCAAGGAAATACAGAATATCAAAAAATAGCACTAACTTTCAACGTTGATTGGGGTACTGAATATATACCTCAGATTTTAACAATATTAAAAGAAAATAATGCAAAAGCAACTTTTTTTGTTACTGGACGTATTGCTAAAAAAGAACCGGAAATAGTAAAGCAGATTGCTACAGCAGGACAAGAAATTGGTAATCATGGTTATTTGCATCCCCACCCAGATAGTATGAATAAAAGTCAAAACCAATTAGATATTAAACAAGCTGAAGAAGCAATTTTACTAGCTTCTGGGCAAACAACAAAACTATATGCCCCTCCTTATGGAGAACACAAACCTCACGTAGTAGAAGCTGCAGAGGAAATTGGCTATAAGACTATTATGTGGACTGTAGATACAGTTGATTGGGATAAAAGTAGGCAGCCAGATACTATCGCCGCAAAAGTTTTAGATGGTGCTCAAAATGGAGCCATAGTATTAATGCATCCTACAGATCGTACTGTATCAGCCCTAAAAAAAATTGTGAGTGAATTACAAAAACAAGGTTTTGAGTTAACAACTGTTTCCAACATATTGGCAAAATGA